From a single Anomaloglossus baeobatrachus isolate aAnoBae1 chromosome 4, aAnoBae1.hap1, whole genome shotgun sequence genomic region:
- the LOC142301485 gene encoding cytochrome c oxidase subunit 7B, mitochondrial-like — MQRSLSRQTHHRAAPDFHDKYGSLILASGALFCVSIWSYVITQTGICWNLSPVGKVTPKEWKDQ, encoded by the coding sequence ATGCAAAGATCGCTCTCCAGACAGACACATCATAGAGCTGCTCCTGACTTTCATGACAAGTATGGAAGCCTGATTCTGGCATCTGGAGCTTTGTTCTGCGTCTCCATCTGGAGCTATGTGATAACGCAAactggaatttgctggaatctgtcTCCGGTTGGTAAAGTCACCCCGAAGGAATGGAAGGACCAATAG